In a genomic window of Virgibacillus sp. SK37:
- the mnmH gene encoding tRNA 2-selenouridine(34) synthase MnmH — MFKDIELNELLQLKDTGEHTLIDVRSPKEFNEATIPGSINIPIFTNEERAEVGTLYKQVGQDAAKKRGLEIFSAKLPEFIHEFGKIQTSMTVFCWRGGMRSKTAATVLDLMGIKATRLSGGIRTYRKWVISTLEQGDFKPDLIVLNGYTGSGKTVILHELAKKGYPIINLEGMANHRGSIFGQIGLHPNNQKKFEALLVQKMIEFQQEPFVFIEGESKRIGKVSLPDFLYSKKEKSMQLFIHIPMEERVKHILEDYQPWENPDRFREAFQIIKKRIHTPIAKEIEQALEAANYHYVAELLLNYYYDPRYEHAANHYPEQNVVDIHAADVTEAVQKIEELIQQHTKQNIV; from the coding sequence ATGTTTAAGGATATTGAATTAAACGAATTGTTGCAGCTTAAAGATACAGGCGAGCATACCCTTATCGATGTTCGTTCACCAAAGGAATTTAATGAAGCGACAATACCGGGTAGTATAAATATCCCCATCTTTACGAATGAGGAACGGGCAGAGGTAGGGACATTATATAAACAAGTTGGCCAGGATGCCGCTAAGAAACGTGGCTTGGAGATTTTTTCCGCAAAATTGCCTGAGTTCATCCATGAGTTTGGTAAAATTCAAACATCAATGACTGTTTTTTGTTGGCGAGGTGGTATGCGGAGTAAAACAGCCGCAACAGTTTTAGATTTGATGGGGATAAAAGCTACCAGATTAAGTGGTGGTATTCGTACCTATAGAAAATGGGTTATCAGTACGCTTGAACAAGGAGACTTTAAGCCAGATTTAATTGTTTTAAATGGGTATACCGGCTCCGGTAAGACCGTGATCCTTCATGAATTGGCAAAAAAAGGATATCCTATTATCAACTTGGAAGGAATGGCGAATCATCGCGGCTCGATTTTTGGACAAATTGGGCTTCATCCAAATAACCAAAAGAAATTTGAAGCCTTGCTTGTACAGAAAATGATCGAGTTTCAGCAGGAGCCTTTTGTTTTTATAGAAGGCGAAAGCAAGCGAATCGGCAAGGTATCTCTACCTGACTTTCTATATTCAAAAAAGGAAAAAAGTATGCAGCTATTTATTCATATACCTATGGAAGAAAGAGTGAAGCATATTCTGGAGGATTATCAGCCTTGGGAGAACCCTGACCGTTTCCGGGAAGCTTTTCAGATCATTAAGAAACGAATCCACACACCCATTGCCAAAGAGATTGAGCAGGCATTAGAGGCAGCAAACTATCATTACGTTGCAGAGCTTCTTTTAAATTATTATTATGATCCTCGTTATGAGCATGCAGCAAACCATTATCCGGAACAAAATGTTGTTGACATTCATGCAGCTGATGTTACCGAAGCAGTGCAGAAAATAGAAGAACTTATCCAACAGCATACTAAACAAAATATTGTGTAA
- a CDS encoding phosphoribosylaminoimidazolesuccinocarboxamide synthase, with amino-acid sequence MKLIYSGKTKDVYQTEEGKIVLKFKDDVTGENGVFDPGANTVGLTMEGAGRAGLKLTTLFFRELNKKGIPTHFIDSNIEEATMKVVPATHFGEGLEVICRYKAVGSFLRRYGKYATEGQALDGFVEVTLKDDERKDPPISEDALKMLGILTEEEYQVIKSLTVKIAEMVKEALKEREIELYDIKLEFGKDPDGNIMLIDEISGGNMRAYREDQYISPMELQKIMVSS; translated from the coding sequence ATGAAACTCATCTATAGTGGTAAAACCAAAGATGTTTATCAAACAGAAGAGGGTAAAATAGTATTAAAATTTAAGGATGACGTGACTGGGGAAAATGGCGTTTTTGACCCTGGTGCGAATACTGTGGGACTTACAATGGAAGGAGCAGGTAGAGCAGGCTTAAAGCTTACCACTCTTTTCTTTCGGGAACTAAATAAAAAAGGAATCCCGACTCATTTTATTGACTCAAATATAGAGGAGGCTACCATGAAGGTAGTTCCGGCAACTCATTTTGGAGAGGGGCTTGAAGTAATTTGTCGCTACAAAGCTGTGGGGAGTTTTTTACGCCGATATGGTAAATATGCAACAGAGGGACAAGCACTTGATGGCTTTGTCGAGGTAACCCTAAAGGATGATGAACGCAAAGATCCGCCAATTAGTGAGGATGCACTAAAAATGCTTGGTATTCTGACAGAAGAAGAATATCAGGTGATAAAAAGTTTAACTGTCAAAATAGCTGAAATGGTCAAAGAAGCATTGAAAGAAAGAGAAATAGAACTTTATGACATTAAGTTAGAATTTGGGAAGGATCCAGATGGGAATATCATGTTAATTGATGAAATTTCCGGTGGTAATATGCGCGCATATAGAGAAGACCAATATATCTCCCCAATGGAATTGCAAAAAATAATGGTTTCCTCCTAA
- a CDS encoding O-acetyl-ADP-ribose deacetylase, translated as MDVTIGQNGLKLMVGDITMQRTDAIVNAANGTLLGGGGVDGAIHRAAGDELLQACKRVREKELSKKELPTGEAVITRGYNLAAGYVIHTVGPVWQGGTANEPELLASCYQNGMQLALQHKLTSISFPSISTGVYRFPIELAADIALGTLVAFLKEHHFGQVVIVLFSEADYDVYTSSLKKIIDEKGGTPNETHL; from the coding sequence TTGGATGTTACTATTGGACAAAATGGATTGAAGTTAATGGTTGGGGATATTACCATGCAGAGGACGGATGCAATTGTTAATGCTGCAAATGGAACCCTATTAGGTGGGGGAGGAGTAGATGGAGCCATCCATAGAGCAGCGGGTGATGAATTACTGCAGGCTTGTAAAAGAGTAAGAGAAAAAGAATTAAGCAAAAAGGAGCTGCCAACAGGAGAAGCAGTCATAACGAGGGGTTATAATCTCGCAGCGGGCTATGTCATTCATACTGTCGGACCAGTGTGGCAGGGCGGCACAGCAAATGAACCGGAACTTCTTGCTTCCTGTTACCAAAATGGAATGCAACTGGCATTGCAGCACAAACTTACAAGCATATCATTTCCTTCTATATCCACAGGTGTCTATCGTTTCCCTATCGAACTCGCTGCAGATATAGCGCTGGGCACGCTTGTAGCATTTTTAAAAGAACATCATTTTGGACAAGTCGTGATCGTTTTATTTTCGGAAGCGGATTATGATGTGTATACGTCTTCCCTTAAGAAAATAATAGACGAGAAAGGAGGAACGCCCAATGAAACTCATCTATAG
- a CDS encoding lysoplasmalogenase: MPANRLPLLILTMSIVYIFIVPDEPFIFKLFFKLIPMAMILMYAFEQSGRRKTKTHLLLLSGLVFSMLGDGTIHWFILGLSAFLIGHLFYITGFLTRWSFSVIRILYAIPVGIYAFLIGRELLQAFNEAGEQSLVIPVLLYILVISIMTWSAMMTGNPWAIWGSILFVISDSILAWNMFVHPIPNAGKLIMLTYYGAQFLIAHSLFTIVKNSHRLVW, encoded by the coding sequence ATGCCTGCAAACCGCTTACCATTGCTAATCCTCACAATGAGTATTGTTTATATATTTATTGTTCCAGATGAGCCATTCATTTTTAAGTTATTCTTTAAACTAATACCAATGGCTATGATCCTCATGTATGCTTTTGAACAAAGTGGCCGCAGGAAGACAAAAACACATCTGCTCTTGCTTAGCGGATTGGTCTTTTCTATGCTCGGAGATGGGACCATCCATTGGTTTATTTTAGGTTTGTCAGCTTTTCTGATCGGACACCTTTTTTATATAACTGGCTTTTTAACACGTTGGAGTTTCTCTGTAATACGGATTTTATACGCTATCCCTGTTGGAATATACGCTTTCCTAATTGGCAGAGAGCTATTACAAGCTTTCAACGAAGCTGGAGAACAGTCGCTTGTCATTCCTGTTCTTCTCTATATACTGGTTATTTCTATTATGACATGGTCGGCTATGATGACAGGCAACCCTTGGGCCATATGGGGAAGTATTTTGTTCGTTATTTCTGATAGTATTCTGGCATGGAATATGTTTGTCCACCCTATTCCGAATGCCGGAAAGCTTATCATGCTGACGTACTACGGAGCTCAATTTTTAATCGCCCACAGTCTATTTACGATCGTAAAAAATAGTCATCGGCTTGTTTGGTAA
- a CDS encoding DUF488 family protein: MNIYTIGHYSHPKEDFLRLLSDADIEAVADVRAFPGSKKFPQYSKDNMPDWLQAEGIHYAHFPKLGGRRKSSSDVSPLLNGAWNNQSFHNYADYTLTEEFQEGIMALSQLAQEKKTVYCCSERHPARCHRLIISNWLAVHNWTVQHIIPDNKGYGNIIEHELGKWGAMPVIEKDGTVVYPE; the protein is encoded by the coding sequence ATGAATATTTATACAATCGGACATTATTCGCACCCCAAGGAGGACTTTCTCCGTTTGCTTTCTGATGCGGATATAGAAGCTGTAGCCGATGTACGAGCATTCCCTGGCAGTAAGAAATTCCCTCAATACTCTAAGGACAATATGCCTGATTGGCTTCAAGCTGAAGGCATTCATTACGCGCACTTTCCAAAACTGGGAGGAAGGAGGAAATCTTCCTCTGATGTCTCCCCTCTTTTAAACGGGGCATGGAATAACCAATCCTTCCATAATTATGCTGATTATACATTAACAGAAGAATTCCAGGAAGGAATTATGGCGTTGTCCCAACTCGCACAAGAGAAAAAAACGGTTTATTGTTGCTCTGAGCGCCATCCAGCACGGTGTCACCGATTAATTATTAGTAATTGGCTAGCTGTACATAATTGGACAGTACAGCATATTATCCCTGACAACAAAGGGTACGGAAATATTATTGAACATGAGTTAGGAAAATGGGGTGCCATGCCAGTTATAGAAAAGGATGGAACAGTTGTTTACCCAGAATAA
- a CDS encoding acyl-CoA thioesterase — MKAKKMKDTRIIQNDQVLINDLNNYHTLFGGVLMKKLDACATLSAQRHARVKECVTASTDSVNFIKPIRQIDSVCIESFVSYTGRSSMEIFCKVTAENTLTAERRIAATAFLTFVALDENKRPIEVPSIIPETEEEKFLYETGEERAKIRKLKREQNKDLVAALSVKKPWDEE; from the coding sequence ATGAAAGCAAAGAAAATGAAGGATACAAGGATTATTCAAAATGATCAGGTTCTCATAAATGATTTAAATAACTACCATACATTATTTGGTGGAGTTCTAATGAAAAAACTGGATGCCTGTGCAACTCTTTCAGCTCAAAGACATGCACGTGTAAAGGAATGTGTCACTGCATCTACGGATTCGGTAAATTTTATTAAGCCAATCCGACAAATTGATTCTGTTTGTATCGAATCATTTGTTTCTTATACAGGAAGAAGTTCGATGGAAATCTTTTGTAAGGTAACTGCAGAAAATACGCTTACTGCAGAAAGAAGAATTGCTGCTACAGCATTTCTAACATTTGTTGCCTTAGATGAAAATAAGCGACCAATAGAAGTGCCAAGCATTATACCAGAAACAGAGGAAGAAAAATTCCTTTATGAAACAGGTGAAGAACGGGCGAAAATTAGAAAGTTAAAACGAGAGCAAAATAAGGATTTAGTTGCAGCTCTATCAGTTAAAAAACCATGGGACGAAGAGTAG
- a CDS encoding cytochrome c oxidase assembly protein, with protein MDNHNAMILASALLVTPFILGGIAYLIAVFVSLRKGRKWPAWRTVLALAGFFAAGIAVAGPIAGKAHMDFTFHMLSHLLLGMLGPLLIALAAPMTLILRALPVTTARKLTSLLRSTYAGIVTNPIVASILNIGGLWLLYATDLFALMHQSLLLYVIIHAHVFLAGYLFTVSLIYIDPTPHRYSFIYRMSVFIIALAGHGILSKYIYGYPPDGVSTSEAQTGGMLMYYGGDLIDLLLIFVLCLHWYRATRPTPTYENAIN; from the coding sequence ATGGATAATCATAACGCAATGATACTTGCTTCTGCTTTGTTAGTAACCCCCTTTATTTTAGGGGGAATTGCCTATTTAATTGCTGTTTTTGTTTCCTTACGCAAAGGGAGAAAATGGCCTGCCTGGAGGACTGTTTTAGCACTAGCAGGTTTTTTTGCTGCTGGCATTGCAGTGGCTGGGCCAATCGCTGGAAAAGCACATATGGACTTTACTTTTCATATGCTCAGTCATTTGCTGCTAGGAATGCTCGGACCATTGCTAATCGCCTTAGCAGCGCCAATGACGCTTATTTTACGGGCACTTCCTGTCACAACGGCCAGAAAACTGACTAGCTTGTTAAGAAGCACATATGCTGGTATTGTCACCAATCCGATTGTGGCAAGTATCCTCAATATAGGCGGACTGTGGCTATTATATGCGACAGATTTATTTGCTCTGATGCATCAATCTCTCCTGTTATATGTAATTATTCATGCCCATGTATTTTTAGCTGGATATTTGTTCACAGTCTCTTTGATTTATATTGACCCAACACCACATCGTTATAGTTTTATTTATCGAATGAGTGTGTTTATTATTGCTTTAGCAGGGCATGGCATTTTATCCAAATATATTTACGGTTATCCACCGGATGGAGTAAGCACCTCAGAAGCCCAAACGGGAGGAATGCTTATGTATTACGGAGGAGATCTTATTGATCTTTTGCTGATCTTTGTATTATGTCTTCACTGGTACCGAGCAACACGCCCAACCCCAACCTATGAAAATGCGATTAACTAA
- a CDS encoding DUF2243 domain-containing protein → MKGNNRYNHLPKNLWSGFLFGLGLAAFIDEMVFHQLLHWHHFYDKSSLAIGLVSDGFFHAFSWFATIGGLFIVADLKRRDAFWVSRWWGGVLLGAGIFQLYDGTIQHKLMRIHQIRYEVDILPYDLVWNITAIIMIVIGAILLRKTRKESIRGVSLPNG, encoded by the coding sequence ATGAAAGGAAATAATCGTTATAACCATCTGCCCAAAAATTTATGGTCTGGCTTTTTGTTTGGACTTGGCCTCGCCGCATTTATCGATGAAATGGTGTTTCATCAGCTATTGCATTGGCATCATTTCTATGACAAATCCTCACTTGCAATAGGACTCGTATCTGACGGTTTTTTCCATGCCTTCAGCTGGTTTGCGACGATTGGCGGTCTATTTATAGTTGCAGATTTAAAACGACGTGATGCATTCTGGGTCAGCAGATGGTGGGGAGGAGTTCTTCTAGGTGCGGGTATCTTTCAACTCTATGATGGCACAATCCAACATAAATTAATGCGCATTCACCAAATTCGTTACGAGGTAGACATTCTTCCATATGATTTAGTCTGGAATATAACTGCTATTATCATGATTGTGATTGGAGCTATTTTGTTAAGAAAAACGCGAAAGGAATCCATTCGGGGAGTGAGCCTTCCAAATGGATAA
- a CDS encoding reverse transcriptase-like protein, translated as MKGRLEILYRTPKGAEVAFTSEEMTAAKSLLIAEDLQKSGRLKQANFIDRSEHEWTMKQLKAYLEEIKTEPHNITVYFDGGFDIKTRKAGLGCVIYYEQNGKKLRLRKNALVSEMETNNEAEYAALHLAIQELELLGAHRLPVVFTGDSQVVINQLDDEWPVMENELTGWLDKIETKLESMGIQPEYQLISRKNNQEADRLATQALNEVEVTSQSEWK; from the coding sequence ATGAAGGGCAGATTAGAGATACTATATCGAACCCCTAAAGGTGCAGAGGTCGCATTTACTTCTGAAGAAATGACAGCAGCCAAATCTTTGCTCATTGCGGAAGACCTACAAAAATCCGGGCGACTAAAACAAGCAAATTTTATTGATCGTAGTGAACATGAATGGACGATGAAACAATTAAAGGCCTATTTAGAAGAAATTAAAACAGAGCCGCATAATATTACTGTATATTTTGATGGGGGCTTCGATATAAAAACAAGAAAAGCAGGGCTTGGTTGTGTCATCTATTATGAGCAAAATGGGAAAAAGCTTCGTCTACGTAAAAATGCCCTTGTTTCGGAAATGGAAACAAATAATGAAGCTGAATATGCTGCTTTACATTTGGCTATTCAAGAATTGGAGCTGTTAGGGGCTCACCGTTTACCTGTTGTTTTCACGGGGGATTCACAAGTAGTGATTAATCAGCTGGATGATGAGTGGCCTGTTATGGAAAACGAGTTAACAGGCTGGCTTGATAAAATTGAAACGAAACTTGAATCAATGGGGATTCAGCCGGAATACCAATTAATTTCCCGGAAGAATAACCAAGAAGCAGATCGTTTAGCTACACAGGCATTAAATGAAGTAGAAGTAACCAGCCAGAGTGAATGGAAATAA
- a CDS encoding LysR family transcriptional regulator: MDVKQLKYFIEVTKSGSFTRAANQLYITQPAISRIIKSLEDELGVPLFVRSRKHLTLTEAGKVFYNHAQRMEEQYHALLNDMAQLVTLQKGHLRIGLPSIINSFFFSQFLSAFHREYPEITFQLVEDGSKRIEEKVANDELDFGVVVLPTQHHVFDNYSFVKEKLKIIVPSSHRLAERREIELNELRDEAFIMFNKDFALRDNIIQACSESGFKPKIISETSQLDFIEEMVASKLGITLLPESTSMELTSDVIAIHVANPSIDWDLALIWKNGVRHSHVMQEFIRFAKEKLLQK; this comes from the coding sequence TTGGATGTAAAGCAACTAAAGTATTTTATTGAGGTTACCAAATCAGGAAGTTTTACGCGGGCAGCAAACCAGCTGTACATTACTCAACCTGCTATCAGCAGAATCATTAAATCACTTGAAGATGAATTAGGTGTTCCACTCTTTGTAAGGTCAAGGAAGCATTTGACCCTTACAGAAGCGGGAAAGGTATTTTACAATCATGCCCAGCGGATGGAAGAGCAATATCATGCGTTATTAAATGACATGGCACAACTGGTTACATTACAGAAAGGCCATTTGCGAATTGGATTACCTTCTATCATAAATTCCTTCTTTTTCTCTCAGTTTCTTTCTGCGTTCCATAGAGAGTATCCGGAGATTACTTTTCAACTTGTTGAAGATGGTTCCAAACGAATAGAAGAAAAGGTAGCTAATGATGAATTGGACTTTGGTGTTGTTGTCTTACCTACACAGCATCATGTATTCGATAATTATTCCTTTGTGAAGGAAAAGCTGAAGATTATTGTTCCTTCCTCCCATCGGTTGGCAGAAAGGCGAGAAATAGAGTTGAACGAATTAAGAGATGAAGCCTTTATTATGTTTAATAAAGACTTCGCTTTAAGGGATAATATTATTCAGGCATGTAGCGAGTCAGGGTTTAAGCCGAAAATTATTTCAGAGACATCTCAACTTGATTTTATAGAAGAAATGGTTGCTTCCAAGCTTGGTATTACACTGCTGCCTGAGAGTACCAGTATGGAGCTGACTAGTGACGTTATAGCTATACATGTGGCCAACCCTTCTATTGACTGGGATTTAGCATTGATTTGGAAAAACGGTGTTCGTCACTCTCATGTCATGCAAGAGTTTATTCGTTTTGCTAAAGAAAAACTCCTTCAGAAATAA